The sequence below is a genomic window from Lolium perenne isolate Kyuss_39 chromosome 4, Kyuss_2.0, whole genome shotgun sequence.
ACACAAAGAAAACAACATTGGACTCTAACAATGTAGTTCGTTATCAAGTTGATGACCTAAGAATCGATAGAAGTTTTTTAATGTATTAAATGGGAATGAACAATAGTTCAATATCAACGATTTTTTTTgtcaaacttgtgaggttgaccaagtgttAAATGTGAGATTCCATCAACCATGTACAAAGTAATGACCTGGGTGCAGGATGGATTTATCACCGTTCCTAGTACTCTCATTATTTGCTCTTGTATTGTTGGCCTTGCGAATAtagagagacatacctacaaGACATACAATCATGATAAAGTCTGAACATTAGGATCATGTGATGTTATGGCCTTATGAGAGCTACAATGGTGCACCTTGAGTTGTGGCCGGCTGCaggaggtaggagaagaccttgTTCCTCCAAGTAGCGGGATGTGAATGAGAGTGATATCGATCCCCCGAAGGGGGTGCTACTAGGCCTTATATACAACCACTATGTTACACAGGAGAAAACTATAATGGTATTGGGAAAGCCGGCTTGTCTGGCTCCGGTGCTCCCTCCCGAGGCGTCCCAGGGCCCATCAGGTGCCCTATCTTGACGTCTGGTCTCTGCTGATAGGGATAGGGACATGTGTGCTACATGGCCTAGGGTCACTGTGAACCTCGTAGCCATGTGTCACCCACGCCGTCTGGTCCATCATCACGTATGGAGCCGCATGCGGCATGATCACACATAGTTCCATGTGTCAGACGGGATGTGGCCCGAGCATAGACTTCTCAATACGGATGACGGAGCTCTACCAACCATCTCAAGCCGGCCATGAGGATTCCACAGCTGGCCATATGATAGCACAGCCGGCCACGTTCCAACGATTGCTCAGCCGGCCAAGGCCGTAGTACAGTCATCCTGTCACCTACTTGTTCCTCTATCTTTGGTATATTGGGGGCCATTCCCCAGACATCTTCATATTCTTCCCAATGAGAGTGGTCGCGGCCAATGCGAACAAAGAATCATTGGGACCATGGTTCTCACAAGGCCGACAATCTCGACCTCCATTGGCCCTTGCCAATGATGGGAAGTCCTACTCCTACCTGCTATGATGTTTTTTCCTTCATAGATCTACACGTAAATATGCAGTGTTAGTTATTTAGATGAAATGAATTGTACATATGTGAAGGTAAATGCTTAGGTAGGATTTTATTTGTAGATTACTAGCAAGACGTCGAGATTTTAGACTGCGGTAATGCTTTGGGGGAATTCGGTGTTGTGGTAGTTCAATTTGGTAGCCAGGTTTCGAATGGATGAAAAATTGATTGCATATCGGTGAACTGGATTTACTGTTCATGGTTACAAGAGGCAAGGTTTTTTGTACCAGTTTTCGATGGGCAATGGATGACCAAGAACAAGCGTGATGCTTGTTGTTTTCATTGCTAGGCCGATGATTAGAAGATTGCTCATCGTTTGTAGCACCGGGATGAATCAAGATTTATCAAGTGTTGTGTAGTACCACAATGGTACTACTTGGTACTTGCTAAAAATGTCTGATTATATAATGACGTATGTCTGCTGTGTTATTATGAGGTCCACCTTGCTTGTTCATAACGTATGGTGTTATGGCCGATAATTACATGTTTCCTTCTGGTTGCAATGTCCCCAGGGCCGGCTCTGGCCCAGGGCAATAGGTGCGACGGCCCGGAGCCTAGCCAAATTTGGGGCCCATAGCTGATATACATGTATATATAAGAGAAGATAGAAAAAAAGAAAGAGGCCCATCTATACTATACACCCACGTTCAAGTCTGGGCCTCCAGCAAGTACGCATTTGAAGAGAAACAAAGCACGCACCGAGGCACGGCCGCAGTGGACGTTTCGTTTTCTTTTGGTCTAATCTCTGAACACGCTGATAGTCGGAGATGGAGGCAAAGGGAGCGGCCGCTGCTAGCCGGGTACGGCTTAACGGCTGCGGCCAAGGGCAATCAAATTTGGGACATAAAGGTCAGGtaatctctactacttataaaaGAGCAAACATGAATTCCTCTAAAGTCACCCCAGAACGTACATGGATGTACTACAACTAACTACAACCCAACGATCAGGCCCACCAAGCTAACAACTTTCATTGGCCTAATCAAATCTCTCTGGTGCACTTACCAATTTACGATGACGGACGTACTCTGCCCGCAGAGAAAAATACGAAAGCCACGCCCGTTCGTCCCGTCATGATCGCTAAACAAAAAGGAAACTAACTCATTCCCACGATCCCTCCCATAGACACCTCCTTCCTGCTTTGGATTGCTGCCGCCGGCGTCCCGGCCTCCCTCCAGTCGAGGGAACGCGTCCCCGCTACCTTGCAGGCCGCCCCCACATCGTCGCCGCCTCCCTGGACGGCGCGCTCGCTGCCACACCCTCGCACGCTGTCGGCAACATCGCCACCTCCCTGGAAGGCGCATTCGCTGCCACCGCATCAGATGTCGTCGGCAGCACCGTCGCCGCCTCCCTCGAGGGCGCACTTGCTGCCACCGCATCACACGTCGTCGGCAGCACCGTCGCCGCCTCCCTGGATGGCGCACTCGCTGCCACCGCGTCACACGCTGTCCGCACCACCGTCGCCGCACCCCCTGCCACCGCCTCAAACGCCGGCGGCTGCATCGTCCAGGTCTCCCTGTCACCGTGTCACACGCCGGTGGCTACACCATCACCGCCGTCCTTGACAGCGCCGTACCTCCCAGACGGGCCATCGCCTTCCTGCAAGCTGAGACAAGGTCAAATCCATACCCCATTTAGAAACACAGTGAACTTCATCAACGGCAATAAACAATGCAACCCGTGTCTTTTCAGCTATATCTTAAACGGTTCCAAAGTTTTGAGCACTACAAAACCAGAATCATTATCTTAAGACTGTGTTAGGGTAAACATAAATAATCTTACAGATGCAAGCCATCCCTTTACCCTCAAATTGATAGAAAACGATAGAGAATCAAGCTTATTACCCGAGATATCCTATTCTTTGAAAAAACACTTGTTTCATCAAACACCACCGTCACTGCTTAAAATATTATCGGAAAAAAGGAAAACCTGTTTATTTAATTAATGCCATGCATATTCATATGAACACTATTGTTGTTGTACTGTTCCCTGGATAAGCTTCTAGGATGGCATCTCCGAATCGTGATGTGGGACGCACCCCTCTTCAGGATATAAGCAACACCAGCTCCTTGGGTAAGTGTCAGCAAACAATGCCTACTGACTGATATTTTGATGTACTGCTAAATAACGGTATGGATGTACACAGACCCTAAAACATTGAAGAGACAGAGGGACAGAGAATATTATGCACGATATAAAGATGATATTCAGCAAAGATGGCGTGAATCcaatgaaaagaaaaaaaattcagTAACCCTGCCTATGACAAGCAAAATGTACCACATACACCCCTGTCCATGTCCCAAAGTAATGAAGACGCTCTGGAACTAAAGAGGCAACGGGAGAGGGAACGGTATTCACAAAATAGGGACAAGATATTAAAGAGGCAACGTGAAGCTTACAGTCAGAAAAATGTGGCTTCTGCTCCTAGCCATAACAATGACCAAGAAAATGAGACACACACACCAGTGTCCGCCGTATCTCTTGGTAATGACGATCAACCACTGCATACACCCCTACTTTTTTCTACTAATTTGTTTTTTCGTCTATATATGCAGATCTTAAAGAGACAAAGAGGCAGCGGCAAAGGTTGTATTATTCACAGAATAGAGAGGAAATATTAAAACGACAACGCCAATCACGTGAGCAGAAAAAAATGCATCTGCCCTCCTCAACGGCGGTGACAGTGTGTCACAGACACCAGCAACAGGACAATCGGCTGTCATCCAACTACACAACATATCCTGTGCAGGTTGCATAATACCACAAATTATTTAATGCTTATTTACTGTTAGCTGGAAAATTGTTAATTATTATGTGCGGTCTGCAATGTCATATCTTGAAGGCTTAACGAATCTACCAAATGGTTCACAATCACTTGGAGGCATCCCACAACAGAAGGAGAATAATGCAACAAACAAAGATGATAACAGTTGGTTGCACAGGAATGGTGCATACCAAATGCAACAAATTGCAGGAAGGATGAGAGTTGTAGCGATGCCTCTTGGTCAGGAACCGCAGACAATTTCCACCATCGCACGGGATAGTTCACAAGGTAATGTCATTGTGTTCGCATAGGATAGTATTTCAAATAAGTAAAAGTATTATCAGCTTTATGGTGGATCTTAATATGATTGAAACACTATTCATATCCCATCACCCTACTGGAAGGTTTTGACCTACCCCAACTTGGAAAAATTATCAACCTAACCAACCAAGATTGCATAATTCAACAGGCGTGTTAGTCCATTGGTTTATTTATTAGTGCAACATAAGGCACATTGTTTATTTCACCGTAATTATCTTTTCTTTATTCAGTTACATACCCTTCTATTGGCTCCAATCAACCTCAAAATACCCGAACTAAATGTATGTCTGAGAATGCTGGTCAAACCAATGGAGAACTGCAAAGTAAGATGATTAACCCTACATCTGCTACAATACTTATATTGTTATTATGCTCTACTCATCTGATGATTTTCATAGTAGGCAACGAGCAGGCAGATGATCCATATGGAATATTTGAGCCCATTTTTCAACAATCCAATTTAGAGGGTACATTTATATATTGTCTTGCACACTCCAAATTCTTCACGAAAACAATTATGTTTGACCAATATATTACCTCCTAGCTTGCGAGGGGACGGTGCAAAGTGAACAAGGTGCATTCCATGAGCCTGATGAAGAAGCTAGAATATTTCCTGAACAAGGTATGTCCATTCTCTATTTTCCATTTCAACTTCACATTTTAGTACTATATTATGAGTGTTAATTGAATATACAATTTTCTTTGTTGTTAGATGTTCCTTTTGAATCGTATGTCCTTCCAAGTGATCCTTCACGACCAGCACCTGTAGTACATACCGAGGAATTCATATACCGAAACTTACCTAAAAACCATCATGTCTTGAGAAAAGTACCAGACTGCATACACTGTGGGGCATTACGGTTTCCATATGAGGGGCCTGCATTTTGCTGCAGAAAAGGAAAAGTCTCAATTGTTACTCCAGAGGTTCCAGAAGAGTTGAAACGGTTGTTTACAAGtcaagaggatgttgatgctaaaTATTTCAGAGAGAACATTCGGTATTTCAACTCGCACTTCTCATTCACAAGTCTAGGAGTCACCCTTGATCGCCGAGTCAGCACAGCTGCAAGAACTGGTGTCTATACATTCCGCATCACCGCTGGTTTGTACCACGCTCTTGATAATCTGGTGGCAGCTGATAATGGACCTCGGCATTTCCAGCTCTATATTTATGATACAGATGAAAACTTGATTCATAGGGGTAACAGGTCGCCAGATCTTAATATAGAGCTCATACGAAGGATTTTGAAAATACTAGAGAATAACCCTTATGCGCAGGTTTTCAAGAGCCTTGGGTCTATTCCGAATCTAGATGAATATAAGATCTCACTAAACACAGATATCAAGCTAGATCGACGAAGGTACAATGCCCCAACAGCTTCTCAGGTGGCAGAGATATGGGTTGAAGGAAGCGACCCACAAAATTGCTTTGACAGGAGTGTTGTCGTGCATGGAAAAGGAGACCGACCCTTGTATATTAGAGCATACTATGGTTGCTATGATCCATTGTCATATCCTCTGTTCTTCCCACGTGGGGAGACTGGTTGGAATCGTTGGATGCCATTTGTTGGGCCTCCCGATGACACGACCCAACATTTAGCAGATAATTCGTCAAGACAACTGAACCAAGCCTTTGATTTACCTACAGGTATGATGTTCGTTACTAATTTATATGCTTACTATTTGTGAATGAGATGAATGAAAAACTTATGTTTTCTTCCACCTAGCAGATGGTGACTTGATTAGAGAAGAACAATTTGTGAATTTTGCACCAGATGAAGCCAATGCCACTAATTTACCTACAGGTATTGGTCATCCTTTCTTATTATAATATTTGTATGTGTATCATCAAATATTAATGTCGCTAGCAATATTCAAATGATAACACGATGCCACAAACAGGTGTTGATGATGCACAAGATGAAGACAATGCTACTGATTTACTTGAAGGTATTGGCCATAATTGGCAGCTTTAAATTATTATGAATACAAGTTACAAACATTTATGTTGACAAACTTTTAGATGACAACGAGGATAACCCAGATGATGATTTTGGTGAAAATGAGAAGAATGCAACACACTCTAGGAAATTTGTTAGTGCAAGGGAGTACTACTGCTTCAAAGTGCAGGTTAGGAAGAAGCTTTTTAACATTATCTTGTTTGGGGGGCGTCTATTTCAACAGTGGGCTGTTGACATGTATATCAAAATTGAGACTATGAGGCTTGACTGGTACTCAAAACCGGCAAATCAGAAGATTATACGTGCTGACCTCTACCAGGTAATATGCTTGTGTTTCTTATGATACGTAATATAGCATACTTTTCTATAACCTTGTATAATTTTATAATAGGGTCTTGTTGACACTGTTGTTGCTGGCGAGTCACGCGGTGATCGGATTGGCAAGAGAATCGTGCTTCCACGTACATTTCCTGGTGGGGATCGCGACATGCAGCGGAGGTTCCTGGATGCGATGGCCATAGTTCAGCGTTGGGGTAAACCAGACTACTTTATCACGATGACTTGCAATCCTTATTGGGAGGAGATAACCGAGAGATTGTTTCCTGGACAATTGCCACAAGACCGTCCAGACCTGGTGGCAAGAGTATTCAAAGCGGAACAACGAGATTTGATGGACTTATTGACTAAGGGTAAGCATTTTGGAGAAGTCGCAGCTTATGTTCATGTCACAGAGTTTCAGAAACGAGGTCTCCCGCATGAACATATACTTCTAATCATGAAAGCAAAAAGCAAGTTAGCGACCCCAGATGACTATGACCGGGTGATATCTGCAGAGATACCTGAACAAGAGAAATACACTGTTTTGCATGATCTGGTCATCAAACACATGTTGCACGGACCCTGTGGTGAGTTGAAGAAAAATTGTCCTTACATGATTGACGGACAATGCCGATTTCATTACCCACGAGAATTTTGTGATGCCACACAGCAAGGGAAAGACTCATATCCCATCTATAGAAGGAGGGACAATGGGCGTGGAGTTAGGATCAGAGGAGCAGATTTGGACAACAGATGGGTCGTCCCTTACAACCCCTTTCTGCTTATGCGATACAACTGCCACATTAATGTCGAAGCTTGCTCGAGCATCAAGGCAGTCAAGTACTTGTTCAAGTACATCTATAAAGGGCATGACAAAGCTTCCTTCGCATGCGAGCAGGATATCATCAATGATGGTGGAACCATCAATGAAATTCGACAATATAGGGATGCTCGCTTTGTATCTCCTCCAGATGCGATGCATCGGCTTTATGGTTTTAAATTATTTGGTGTAAGTCCATCAGTGCTGCAGCTGCAGCTTCATTTGGAAAACATGCATACAGTCGCATTTAAAGCAAGTGAAAATCTAGAAGATGTTGTCGCTCGACCATCTTCTTCCAAGTCCATGCTTACTGAGTACTTTGAGATGAACCGGAAGTTTCCGGTAGCACGGAAATGGTTGTATAGGGAGTTTCCAGAACATTATAGATGTATTGATGGAAATAAGAAATGGCAGAATAGAAAAAATAAGAGATCACAAATTGGAAGACTTGTGTACGCACACCCTGCTGAAGGAGATAGGTACTACTTGCGTGTGCTCCTAAgtcatgtccgaggagccacttCATTTGACAATTTAAAAACTGTAAATGGCAAGCTATGCAGTTCCTTCAGGGAAGCATGTGAGCACTTAGGCCTCATTGAGCACGACAAGACCCTTGATGATTGCATGACGGAGGCAGCCACATTTCAGATGCCTTGTGCCTTAAGAAGGTTGTTTGCAACTATATTGGTGTTCTGCGAGGCAACAGAAATCCAAAGGATGTGGGACAAACATCTAGCATCAATGTCTGAGGATTACTGTCTTAATCAATCAAATGAGGCAGCAATAGAGCAGATGGTCCTTAGAGATATCAGGGATATGTTGCAATCCATGGGAAAGGATATTACAAGCTATGGACTTCCGGATCTGGTTGACATGGATGGTTCTTATCATGCGGAGTATAGAGAGGTAGTAGAGGAGAGGCAAGTCACCGCAGACAAAGAACATCTAGATCTATTTGGTAGTTTGAACAGTGAGCAGCTGACTGGTTTCAATGATATAATGGATCATGTGACAAACAAAAAAGGTCAGATATTCTTTGTTGATGGTCCAGGAGGCACTGGCAAGACGTACTTATACAAGGCATTGCTTGCAAAGGTGCGTTCCATGGGCTTAATAGCAATTGCAACTGCTACATCAGGTATAGCGGCATCAATAATGCCTGGAGGCCGTACTGCACACTCCAGGTTCAAAATTCCAATCAAGCTCAAAGATAACAGCATGTGTAGTTTTACAAAGCAGAGTGGTACGACAGAGTTGCTAAAACAGGCGTCCTTAATAATTTGGGACGAAGTTGCTATGACCAAACGTCAAGCAGTTGAGACACTTGATAGATCGCTCCAAGATATAATGGAATGTCCTTTGCCATTTGGGGGAAAGGTTGTCGTCTTTGGTGGGGATTTCAGGCAGGTCCTTCCCGTTGTGACACGTGGGACAAGAGCACAGATAACGGATGCTACACTTCTGAGATCATATCTGTGGCAGAAGACACGCAAGATACGCCTCACACGCAATATGCGGGCACATGCCGATCCTTGGTTCTCTGAATACCTCCTAAGGATCGGCAATGGAACAGAAGAGACAATTGGTGACGACTATGTGCGTCTCCCTGACGACATTGTGATCGGCTACACCGAGGATGAAAAAGCTATTAACACGCTCATTGAAAATGTCTTCCCATCGCTACATGACAACACTAGGTCGAGAGAATACATGAGCGCACGTGCAATCCTATCTACCAAGAACGA
It includes:
- the LOC127348049 gene encoding uncharacterized protein, whose protein sequence is MEAKGAAAASRVRLNGCGQGQSNLGHKGRPHIVAASLDGALAATPSHAVGNIATSLEGAFAATASDVVGSTVAASLEGALAATASHVVGSTVAASLDGALAATASHAVRTTVAAPPATASNAGGCIVQVSLSPCHTPVATPSPPSLTAPYLPDGPSPSCKLRQGLTNLPNGSQSLGGIPQQKENNATNKDDNSWLHRNGAYQMQQIAGRMRVVAMPLGQEPQTISTIARDSSQVTYPSIGSNQPQNTRTKCMSENAGQTNGELQSNEQADDPYGIFEPIFQQSNLEACEGTVQSEQGAFHEPDEEARIFPEQDVPFESKGKVSIVTPEVPEELKRLFTSQEDVDAKYFRENIRYFNSHFSFTSLGVTLDRRVSTAARTGVYTFRITAGLYHALDNLVAADNGPRHFQLYIYDTDENLIHRGNRSPDLNIELIRRILKILENNPYAQVFKSLGSIPNLDEYKISLNTDIKLDRRRYNAPTASQVAEIWVEGSDPQNCFDRSVVVHGKGDRPLYIRAYYGCYDPLSYPLFFPRGETGWNRWMPFVGPPDDTTQHLADNSSRQLNQAFDLPTDGDLIREEQFVNFAPDEANATNLPTGVDDAQDEDNATDLLEDDNEDNPDDDFGENEKNATHSRKFVSAREYYCFKVQWAVDMYIKIETMRLDWYSKPANQKIIRADLYQGLVDTVVAGESRGDRIGKRIVLPRTFPGGDRDMQRRFLDAMAIVQRWGKPDYFITMTCNPYWEEITERLFPGQLPQDRPDLVARVFKAEQRDLMDLLTKGKHFGEVAAYVHVTEFQKRGLPHEHILLIMKAKSKLATPDDYDRVISAEIPEQEKYTVLHDLVIKHMLHGPCGELKKNCPYMIDGQCRFHYPREFCDATQQGKDSYPIYRRRDNGRGVRIRGADLDNRWVVPYNPFLLMRYNCHINVEACSSIKAVKYLFKYIYKGHDKASFACEQDIINDGGTINEIRQYRDARFVSPPDAMHRLYGFKLFGVSPSVLQLQLHLENMHTVAFKASENLEDVVARPSSSKSMLTEYFEMNRKFPVARKWLYREFPEHYRCIDGNKKWQNRKNKRSQIGRLVYAHPAEGDRYYLRVLLSHVRGATSFDNLKTVNGKLCSSFREACEHLGLIEHDKTLDDCMTEAATFQMPCALRRLFATILVFCEATEIQRMWDKHLASMSEDYCLNQSNEAAIEQMVLRDIRDMLQSMGKDITSYGLPDLVDMDGSYHAEYREVVEERQVTADKEHLDLFGSLNSEQLTGFNDIMDHVTNKKGQIFFVDGPGGTGKTYLYKALLAKVRSMGLIAIATATSGIAASIMPGGRTAHSRFKIPIKLKDNSMCSFTKQSGTTELLKQASLIIWDEVAMTKRQAVETLDRSLQDIMECPLPFGGKVVVFGGDFRQVLPVVTRGTRAQITDATLLRSYLWQKTRKIRLTRNMRAHADPWFSEYLLRIGNGTEETIGDDYVRLPDDIVIGYTEDEKAINTLIENVFPSLHDNTRSREYMSARAILSTKNEHVDDLNDKMISRFPGKERLYHSFDSTEDDLQNNYTIDFLNSITPNGFPPHVLRLKANCPVILLRNLDPHNGLCNGTRLMIRAFQDNAIDAEIVGGQHAGKRRYLELYFSFPFCADGTSFMQRMLQLDIIITQLRCVIDIGMCRELMISWNHNN